The following proteins come from a genomic window of Nautilia profundicola AmH:
- a CDS encoding TolC family protein has product MNDLKQKELNFDKEQSIQDSKDTEKSWISPIILKYSYSKDNTLGSIKTTNKTFSISVNQPVFKSGAIYYSIKYAQHSKSYNMLNIELQRRALIKQALDLAYDYKITKLNQKIILLNIANTKIDIKKKKEEFLNGIGDSTLLNNAILQLNGLKLNLEDLKTNLESLRNSFKNISSLNIDKIKLPVFELITKNQYLKSNLDLLAQKKLKKVKYDLYKMQFGDQLLSVNINGSLNWQKTMYSQNTPLFQDSKNDYYRIGFSVTLPISFNAVNKIQKSKIDYLKSLTMIEDKKLQLTNTYNNIVNQIKTIDKKIQIYKDNVKIYDDLIASTLDSIEAGNATKLDLQILENSRKTMFVNIEILKLQKQKLLLSLYYKLHNWKLK; this is encoded by the coding sequence TTGAATGATTTGAAGCAAAAAGAGCTGAATTTTGACAAAGAACAAAGCATTCAGGACAGTAAAGATACTGAAAAATCATGGATAAGTCCGATAATATTAAAGTATTCTTATTCGAAAGACAATACACTCGGAAGCATTAAAACAACAAATAAAACATTCAGTATCAGCGTAAATCAGCCTGTTTTTAAATCCGGGGCCATTTATTATTCGATTAAATATGCTCAACATTCCAAATCATATAATATGTTAAATATTGAACTTCAAAGAAGGGCTCTTATAAAACAGGCTCTTGATTTGGCGTATGATTATAAAATAACCAAACTTAATCAAAAAATAATACTTTTAAATATTGCAAATACGAAAATAGATATAAAAAAGAAAAAAGAGGAGTTTTTAAACGGAATAGGGGACTCTACGCTCCTTAACAACGCAATTTTACAGCTAAACGGGTTAAAACTGAATTTGGAAGATTTGAAAACAAATTTGGAAAGTCTCAGAAATTCATTTAAAAACATATCATCACTGAATATAGATAAAATAAAGCTGCCAGTGTTTGAGCTAATTACGAAAAATCAGTATTTAAAATCAAATTTGGATCTTTTAGCTCAAAAAAAACTTAAAAAAGTAAAATACGATTTGTATAAAATGCAGTTTGGAGATCAGTTATTAAGTGTAAATATAAACGGTTCTTTGAACTGGCAAAAAACAATGTATTCGCAAAATACTCCGTTATTTCAGGATTCAAAAAACGATTATTATAGAATCGGATTTAGTGTAACATTACCTATCAGTTTCAATGCCGTAAATAAAATACAAAAAAGTAAAATTGATTATCTTAAATCACTGACAATGATAGAGGATAAAAAATTACAGTTAACAAACACATATAACAACATCGTTAATCAGATAAAAACGATTGATAAAAAAATACAGATTTATAAAGATAATGTAAAAATATATGATGATCTTATAGCTTCAACACTTGATTCGATTGAAGCGGGAAATGCAACGAAGCTTGATCTTCAAATATTGGAAAACTCAAGAAAAACTATGTTTGTTAATATTGAAATATTAAAACTCCAAAAACAAAAACTGTTACTTTCACTATATTATAAACTGCATAATTGGAAGTTAAAGTAG
- a CDS encoding succinate dehydrogenase/fumarate reductase iron-sulfur subunit yields the protein MEKIKYVTKVKRYNPETNESYWQDFEVEVEDSLTVLELLMYIKDKIDESLTFRAFCRSAICGSCAMIINGRAGLACKIQAKDKIKNGVIRIEPLNHLPIVKDLVVDQDPAFNKLKKVKPYLEPDPKKVPDNLKCESLVTPEEFAKYDKQTDCILCMACYGQCNALEGEEAYLGPFQLTKAFRFIMDSRDGVDVEERIKLVEDAGIWDCVQCQMCLAACPKGIKPGEDILELRRIAKDVGEDNIATRRAKVWFANVFETGQIDKWHLPEVAFGDEKGEAITKKLEEEFRSRGMKEEEFGPQPFDGIKEFQKFIKKLEKEL from the coding sequence ATGGAAAAAATAAAATATGTAACTAAAGTCAAAAGATATAATCCTGAAACGAATGAAAGCTATTGGCAAGATTTTGAAGTTGAGGTGGAAGACAGTCTTACGGTTCTTGAACTATTAATGTATATAAAAGATAAAATTGATGAAAGTCTTACATTCAGAGCGTTTTGTAGAAGTGCTATTTGTGGTAGCTGTGCGATGATTATTAACGGCCGTGCGGGACTTGCATGTAAAATTCAGGCAAAAGATAAAATCAAAAACGGTGTTATCAGAATTGAGCCTTTAAATCATTTACCGATTGTAAAAGATTTGGTTGTTGATCAGGATCCTGCGTTTAACAAACTTAAAAAAGTTAAACCTTATCTTGAACCGGATCCGAAAAAAGTACCTGATAACCTTAAATGTGAATCTTTAGTAACACCTGAAGAATTTGCAAAATATGACAAACAAACCGACTGTATTTTATGTATGGCTTGTTACGGACAGTGTAATGCGCTTGAAGGTGAAGAGGCTTATTTAGGACCGTTCCAGCTGACTAAGGCATTCAGATTTATTATGGACAGCAGAGACGGTGTGGATGTTGAAGAGAGAATCAAACTTGTAGAAGATGCCGGAATTTGGGACTGTGTACAGTGCCAAATGTGTCTTGCGGCGTGTCCTAAAGGAATTAAACCTGGAGAAGATATACTTGAGCTTAGAAGAATAGCTAAAGACGTTGGGGAAGACAATATTGCTACAAGAAGAGCGAAAGTATGGTTCGCTAACGTATTTGAAACAGGGCAGATTGATAAATGGCATTTACCTGAAGTTGCGTTTGGTGACGAAAAAGGTGAGGCTATTACGAAAAAACTTGAAGAAGAGTTTAGAAGCAGAGGTATGAAAGAAGAAGAATTCGGTCCTCAGCCGTTTGACGGAATTAAAGAATTCCAGAAATTTATTAAAAAACTTGAAAAGGAACTGTAA
- a CDS encoding RIO1 family regulatory kinase/ATPase, translating into MIIFEKKGTKIRYDIIEKIGEGNRGEVYKAKLEDGRVAAIKWAKNYEIDKEWEILSFLDGLCAPKPIYRGKRYFIMEYVDGKPLKEYIGSSEYYEVLKKALHNAYVLDEKGVFHGQLGRYYHILNTAREVKFIDFERGVFTQNPRNFLQILGYYLFRDEKYDKKALNLIVDLYKKNRKEALNKIIRLIDES; encoded by the coding sequence TTGATAATATTCGAAAAAAAAGGAACTAAAATACGTTACGATATAATAGAAAAAATAGGTGAGGGTAACAGGGGCGAAGTTTATAAGGCTAAACTTGAAGACGGCAGAGTTGCAGCTATAAAGTGGGCTAAAAATTATGAAATAGATAAAGAGTGGGAAATACTAAGTTTCTTAGACGGACTTTGCGCACCTAAGCCTATATACAGAGGAAAACGTTATTTTATAATGGAGTATGTAGATGGTAAACCTTTAAAAGAGTACATTGGAAGCAGTGAGTATTATGAGGTGTTAAAAAAAGCGTTACACAATGCCTATGTACTGGACGAAAAAGGTGTATTTCACGGACAGCTTGGAAGGTATTATCATATATTAAATACCGCGCGGGAAGTAAAATTTATCGATTTTGAACGAGGTGTTTTTACACAAAATCCGAGGAATTTTTTACAAATTTTAGGATATTACTTGTTTAGGGACGAAAAATATGATAAAAAAGCTCTGAATTTAATCGTAGATCTTTACAAGAAAAACAGAAAAGAAGCGTTAAATAAAATAATAAGGCTAATAGATGAAAGTTAA
- a CDS encoding thiamine-phosphate kinase, with protein MKEEYFIKNIKSKHIGDDAAVIGNEVMASDSFFEDIHFKKEWMSLKDIAIKASLVNISDIIVMNAKPKYALLNIGFPKSYTLHDIKELTEGFNYCAEKYNYEIIGGDTIKNDKLAISMTFIGECKKPVFRKAKINEYVAYTGDLGDVKKELNMLLRGGKISKKSKFIRPRLRDKFFYKAAPFITSALDISDGLFKELERISKISKLGYKFFYKIDKRIGCSGEEYEVLFTFNKKYLPKILNIAKLTKTKVTIFALTKRGSYKSKCRENHF; from the coding sequence ATGAAAGAAGAATATTTTATTAAAAATATAAAATCCAAACACATTGGAGACGATGCTGCAGTTATTGGTAATGAGGTAATGGCAAGCGACTCTTTTTTTGAAGATATTCATTTTAAAAAAGAATGGATGAGTTTGAAAGATATTGCCATTAAAGCGAGTCTGGTGAATATTAGTGATATTATAGTTATGAATGCAAAACCGAAATATGCACTTTTAAATATTGGTTTTCCAAAATCATATACCCTTCATGATATAAAAGAACTTACCGAAGGTTTTAATTATTGTGCAGAAAAATACAATTATGAAATTATAGGTGGAGATACTATAAAAAACGACAAGCTTGCTATTTCTATGACATTTATTGGTGAATGCAAAAAACCTGTCTTTAGAAAAGCGAAAATCAATGAATATGTTGCATATACAGGTGATTTAGGTGATGTAAAAAAAGAGCTAAATATGCTTTTAAGAGGAGGAAAAATTTCTAAGAAATCGAAATTTATCAGACCTCGATTAAGAGACAAATTTTTCTATAAAGCCGCTCCTTTTATAACATCCGCACTTGACATAAGTGATGGACTTTTTAAAGAATTGGAGCGAATATCTAAAATATCTAAGCTTGGATATAAATTTTTTTACAAAATAGATAAAAGAATAGGTTGTAGCGGCGAAGAGTATGAGGTTTTGTTTACTTTTAATAAAAAATATTTGCCAAAAATTTTAAATATTGCTAAACTAACAAAAACTAAAGTAACAATTTTTGCATTAACAAAAAGAGGTTCTTATAAGAGTAAATGTAGAGAAAATCATTTTTAA
- a CDS encoding EI24 domain-containing protein translates to MNIIKYAFSDLFDSKIIKYSFAPLFISVVFWGIVFYFFSGNIVELIHAYVSYLPFGENINNILTSVGSTIVLMFLYYELVILSIGVFSSFFVDKITARINEKYYGLPVKETSLIEGILVSLKGILNFVIFFILTFYLLFVPVVNIFYQVFLWSLAIKKPLVFDSSAMFCDYKEFEKKNNLKIWILIFFTSFIYFIPILSFFGYTLQLIIMTHFVLSKCSSNK, encoded by the coding sequence ATGAATATAATTAAATATGCTTTTTCAGATCTATTTGATTCAAAGATAATTAAATATTCATTCGCTCCTTTATTTATAAGTGTAGTGTTTTGGGGGATTGTTTTTTACTTTTTTTCAGGAAATATTGTTGAATTGATTCATGCTTATGTTTCTTATCTTCCTTTTGGTGAGAATATAAATAATATTTTGACAAGTGTCGGTTCTACCATTGTGTTAATGTTTTTGTATTATGAGCTTGTGATATTGAGTATCGGGGTTTTCAGTTCATTTTTCGTAGATAAAATTACTGCAAGAATCAATGAAAAATATTACGGACTGCCTGTTAAAGAAACAAGCCTAATAGAAGGGATTTTGGTTTCATTAAAAGGAATACTTAATTTTGTTATTTTTTTTATTTTAACGTTTTATTTGCTTTTTGTACCGGTTGTTAATATTTTTTATCAAGTTTTTTTATGGTCCCTTGCAATTAAAAAACCTTTGGTTTTCGACAGTTCCGCAATGTTTTGCGATTATAAAGAGTTTGAGAAAAAAAATAATTTAAAAATATGGATTTTGATATTTTTTACCTCTTTTATATACTTCATACCTATACTTTCATTTTTTGGTTATACACTTCAGCTTATTATTATGACCCATTTTGTTTTAAGTAAATGTTCTTCAAACAAATAA
- a CDS encoding PAS domain-containing protein — translation MAVRPHVAPLWEETTFEEEGLDARALVTRTDKNGKITFASKAYRDMTKYSKDELIGAPHSIVRHPFMPEAAFRDMWDTIEKGEHWSGLVMNLRKDGKHYWVEVHVDAIDSNGNVVTDPSKIAGYVAIRREPSREEIEEAYKLYKAMRKAELLEKLHLKDWEKELLKRL, via the coding sequence ATGGCAGTTAGACCGCATGTTGCTCCTTTATGGGAAGAAACAACATTTGAAGAAGAAGGCTTGGACGCAAGGGCGTTGGTTACAAGAACCGACAAAAACGGTAAAATTACTTTTGCATCAAAAGCATACAGGGATATGACCAAATATTCTAAAGACGAGCTTATCGGAGCTCCACATAGTATAGTAAGACATCCGTTTATGCCGGAAGCAGCTTTTAGAGATATGTGGGATACAATCGAAAAGGGAGAGCACTGGAGCGGACTTGTCATGAATTTACGTAAAGATGGTAAGCATTATTGGGTAGAAGTGCATGTTGACGCAATAGATTCTAACGGAAATGTTGTAACTGATCCAAGTAAAATTGCAGGATATGTTGCGATAAGAAGAGAACCGAGTCGCGAAGAAATTGAGGAAGCTTACAAACTGTATAAAGCAATGAGAAAAGCTGAGCTTTTAGAAAAGCTCCATTTAAAAGACTGGGAAAAAGAATTATTAAAAAGACTTTAG
- a CDS encoding FAD-dependent oxidoreductase, with translation MKVDVLIVGAGGAGLYAALSAAEEAKGMEVAVLTKVYPTRSHTGAAQGGVNAALANVDPTDSEELHTFDTVKGSDYLADQKAVKYMCFEAPRIIREMEHMGVPFSRLNNGKIAQRPFGGASKDRTCYSADKMGHVMLHTLYEQCIKHDIKFLNEWFMLNIVHDGERLQGVTAINIATGEIQFIHAKAVILATGGHSRIYWGYTSNALGCTGDGTAAALRAGLPLKDMEFLQFHPTGLRKSAILVSEAARGEGGHLLNNKGERFMSKYAPEKMELGPRDLVSRSIMTEIREGRGFKDEEGREYVHLDLTHLGEEKIKSRLPQIRELTIDFEGIDPIKEPIPIKPTAHYAMGGIHTDVRCETPIAGIYAAGEAQCVSVHGANRLGGNSLLDIVVFGHVAGKEAVRYAEGTDFAKGGESKLQDDVKFIQELFDRESKETLGDLRDELGEIMFRHFGVFKNEKEMQEGYDKLKNLIERANKNLAVEDKSKVFNTDLQSLLEFYNLLEIADVLAYASLQRKESRGSFYRDDYPKRDDENFLYHSMISRNSDGSFKYEKGKVDLSLYEPAERKY, from the coding sequence ATGAAAGTTGATGTATTAATTGTTGGTGCCGGTGGAGCGGGACTTTATGCTGCACTTAGTGCGGCCGAAGAAGCAAAAGGAATGGAAGTTGCCGTTCTTACGAAAGTTTATCCTACACGTTCTCATACGGGTGCTGCGCAAGGTGGTGTTAATGCAGCACTTGCAAATGTAGACCCTACTGATAGTGAAGAACTACATACCTTCGATACTGTTAAAGGAAGCGATTATCTTGCTGACCAAAAAGCTGTAAAATATATGTGTTTTGAAGCTCCGAGAATTATCAGAGAAATGGAGCATATGGGTGTGCCTTTTAGCAGACTTAATAACGGAAAAATAGCACAAAGACCGTTTGGTGGGGCAAGTAAAGACAGAACATGCTACAGTGCCGATAAGATGGGGCATGTTATGCTTCATACTTTATATGAACAGTGTATTAAGCATGATATTAAATTCTTGAATGAATGGTTTATGTTAAACATAGTACATGACGGTGAAAGATTGCAGGGTGTAACCGCTATTAATATTGCAACGGGTGAAATACAGTTTATTCATGCTAAAGCTGTTATCTTAGCTACTGGTGGACACAGCAGAATTTACTGGGGATATACTTCAAATGCTTTAGGATGTACGGGAGACGGTACGGCTGCCGCACTTAGAGCCGGGCTTCCTCTTAAAGATATGGAGTTTTTACAATTCCACCCGACAGGGCTTAGAAAGTCTGCGATTCTTGTATCTGAAGCGGCAAGAGGTGAAGGCGGACATCTTTTAAATAACAAAGGTGAAAGATTTATGAGTAAATACGCTCCTGAAAAAATGGAGCTTGGGCCTAGAGATTTGGTAAGTAGAAGTATTATGACAGAAATCAGAGAAGGCAGAGGTTTTAAAGATGAAGAGGGAAGAGAATACGTACATCTTGACCTTACTCATCTTGGAGAGGAAAAAATAAAATCAAGACTTCCGCAGATTAGGGAACTTACTATAGATTTTGAAGGTATTGATCCGATTAAAGAGCCTATCCCTATCAAACCTACTGCGCACTATGCAATGGGTGGAATTCATACTGATGTTAGATGTGAAACTCCGATTGCAGGTATTTATGCGGCCGGTGAAGCGCAGTGTGTAAGCGTACATGGTGCGAACAGACTTGGAGGAAACTCACTTCTTGATATCGTTGTATTCGGGCATGTTGCAGGAAAAGAAGCAGTGAGATATGCTGAAGGTACTGACTTTGCAAAAGGCGGAGAAAGCAAACTTCAGGATGATGTTAAATTTATTCAAGAGCTATTTGACAGAGAAAGTAAAGAGACTTTAGGTGATCTCAGAGACGAATTGGGTGAGATTATGTTTAGACATTTCGGTGTATTCAAAAATGAAAAAGAGATGCAAGAAGGTTACGATAAACTTAAAAATCTTATTGAAAGAGCAAATAAAAACCTTGCTGTTGAAGATAAATCAAAAGTATTTAATACTGATCTTCAAAGTCTGCTTGAATTTTATAATTTACTTGAAATTGCAGATGTATTGGCTTATGCTTCACTTCAGAGAAAAGAAAGTAGAGGTAGTTTTTATAGAGACGATTATCCAAAAAGAGATGACGAAAACTTTTTATATCACTCAATGATTAGCAGAAACAGCGACGGAAGTTTCAAATATGAAAAAGGTAAGGTTGACTTAAGCCTTTACGAACCGGCAGAGAGAAAGTATTAG
- the truD gene encoding tRNA pseudouridine(13) synthase TruD, giving the protein MIYSHAPINFVFNKNSENFFVEEIPLYSFDHTGEWLMLKVRKKDMTTSDVVNMFSKLGIQKRDIGYAGLKDKDGLTVQWMSVPRKFRDRINKFEHSKVRIVEQDLHRNKLKIGHLKGNRFFVRLKKVLPVDAKKIERVLIDIKKFGIPNFFGYQRFGKFGDNFEQAKEFIFGDKHIKDKRLQKLLISAYQSKLFNDWLMERIKLSNIFDMKDDELKFLGYEKELIKFVKKQKHPFKLLPGDVMCHYPFGKNFYLENLEDTERFYKKDIVPTGLLPGKKAIRAKDFARTIEEKYDDLIPANGDRRSAWIFPEITEKKYIKEKAWYEFSFILPKGSYATVLIEILQNGITDNLITYKGDK; this is encoded by the coding sequence ATGATATATTCACACGCTCCTATAAACTTCGTTTTTAATAAAAATTCGGAAAACTTTTTTGTTGAAGAAATCCCTCTTTATTCGTTTGACCATACCGGTGAATGGTTGATGCTTAAGGTTAGAAAAAAAGACATGACAACTTCTGATGTTGTTAACATGTTTTCAAAACTCGGTATCCAAAAAAGGGATATTGGTTATGCCGGACTTAAAGATAAAGACGGACTTACTGTTCAATGGATGAGTGTTCCGAGAAAATTCAGAGATAGAATTAATAAATTCGAACATTCAAAAGTAAGAATAGTAGAACAAGATTTACACAGGAATAAATTGAAAATCGGACATTTAAAAGGAAATAGGTTTTTTGTAAGGCTTAAAAAAGTTCTACCTGTAGATGCTAAAAAAATTGAAAGAGTTCTTATTGATATTAAGAAGTTCGGAATTCCAAATTTTTTCGGATATCAGAGGTTTGGAAAGTTCGGTGATAATTTCGAACAGGCAAAAGAGTTTATATTCGGAGATAAACACATAAAAGACAAAAGACTTCAAAAGCTCTTAATTAGCGCATATCAGTCAAAGCTTTTTAACGACTGGCTTATGGAGAGGATTAAACTCAGCAATATTTTTGATATGAAAGATGATGAACTTAAATTTTTAGGATATGAAAAAGAACTGATCAAATTTGTAAAAAAACAAAAACATCCTTTTAAACTTTTACCCGGTGATGTGATGTGTCATTATCCTTTCGGTAAAAATTTTTATCTTGAGAATTTGGAAGATACTGAAAGGTTTTATAAAAAGGATATTGTTCCTACCGGTCTTCTTCCAGGCAAAAAAGCTATAAGGGCTAAAGATTTTGCAAGAACAATCGAAGAAAAATACGATGATTTAATCCCTGCAAACGGTGACAGAAGAAGCGCATGGATTTTTCCTGAAATTACTGAAAAAAAATATATTAAAGAAAAAGCTTGGTATGAATTTTCTTTTATATTGCCAAAAGGTAGTTACGCTACTGTTTTAATAGAAATATTACAAAACGGTATAACTGATAATTTAATAACTTATAAAGGAGATAAATGA
- a CDS encoding succinate dehydrogenase/fumarate reductase iron-sulfur subunit, whose amino-acid sequence MKVNIKRYLNGKVWFENFEFDFKEDETILELLDRAKNKNRSITYRSFCRSSICGTCAVKVNDKTVLACKTKVKDFIEHDEIIIEPVDRSKIIKDLVVDHSYIEKAIKQNKLWFEDEIRNDMENLQTPQELQKYEKQTDCIMCMACYFECEALDYTPEFAGPFIFTKYFRFVFDSRDKSDTQQRINLAKENGLYNCINCQKCVMVCPKGLASAFDIQMLQKSDINYSDSSFTPENSMFF is encoded by the coding sequence ATGAAAGTTAATATTAAAAGATATTTAAACGGAAAAGTATGGTTTGAAAATTTTGAATTTGATTTTAAAGAAGACGAGACTATACTTGAGTTGTTAGACAGAGCTAAAAATAAAAACAGAAGCATAACATACCGAAGTTTCTGTAGAAGCAGTATATGTGGTACTTGTGCCGTTAAAGTTAACGATAAAACGGTACTTGCATGCAAAACAAAAGTAAAAGACTTTATCGAACATGATGAAATAATAATAGAGCCTGTAGACAGAAGTAAAATAATAAAAGATCTTGTTGTCGATCACAGTTATATTGAAAAAGCTATAAAACAAAATAAACTATGGTTCGAAGATGAAATAAGAAATGATATGGAAAATCTGCAAACACCGCAAGAACTTCAAAAATATGAAAAACAGACCGACTGTATTATGTGTATGGCTTGTTATTTTGAATGCGAAGCGCTTGATTATACTCCTGAATTTGCAGGGCCGTTTATATTTACGAAATATTTCAGATTCGTATTTGACAGTAGGGATAAAAGTGATACGCAGCAAAGAATAAATTTAGCAAAAGAAAACGGTCTTTACAATTGCATAAATTGCCAGAAATGTGTCATGGTTTGTCCAAAAGGGTTGGCAAGCGCCTTTGATATACAAATGTTACAAAAATCTGACATAAATTACTCCGATTCATCGTTTACTCCTGAAAATTCAATGTTTTTTTAA
- a CDS encoding cation diffusion facilitator family transporter, translating to MSLPRLATTIATLSAFVLAVSKVIVGIMTGSVAVIASAIDSLLDMVISIFNNIAVRVSESKPNSRFNYGKGKIEGLAALFEGLFISASGLYIIYEGIRKIIDHEPIVKIDYSIYVMVFSMLVTFFLVTFLAYVVKKTNHLVIKSDLLHYKTDLLTNGAVLVSLIVVKLTGWYYVDFILSIFIGVYIIKEASEIVKEGFEILLDVALDFETVEKIKEIIKKEPLVLDYHCLRTRKSGNRNFVDVHLVLTPDMKLKLAHTIIENVEEKIRKLDPDKKWIINIHADPYDDSHINKLLEECE from the coding sequence ATGAGTTTACCTCGTTTAGCAACGACAATAGCAACATTAAGTGCATTTGTTTTAGCTGTTTCTAAAGTAATTGTTGGAATAATGACAGGAAGTGTGGCTGTTATTGCCAGTGCTATTGATTCACTACTTGATATGGTGATAAGTATTTTTAACAATATTGCCGTAAGGGTCAGTGAAAGTAAACCTAACAGCAGGTTTAATTACGGTAAAGGTAAAATAGAGGGACTTGCTGCATTGTTTGAGGGACTTTTTATTAGTGCGAGCGGTCTTTATATTATATATGAAGGTATTCGAAAAATAATCGACCATGAGCCTATTGTTAAAATTGATTACTCGATATATGTAATGGTTTTTTCTATGCTTGTTACTTTCTTTTTAGTAACGTTTTTGGCTTATGTGGTTAAAAAAACCAATCATCTTGTTATTAAATCCGATCTTTTACATTACAAAACTGACCTTTTGACAAACGGTGCCGTATTGGTTTCTTTAATAGTTGTTAAGTTGACAGGTTGGTATTATGTTGACTTTATTTTATCAATTTTTATTGGTGTATATATTATTAAAGAAGCGAGTGAAATCGTTAAAGAAGGATTTGAAATTCTTTTGGACGTTGCTCTTGATTTTGAGACAGTAGAAAAAATTAAAGAAATAATAAAAAAAGAGCCTCTTGTATTGGATTATCACTGTTTAAGAACAAGAAAATCGGGCAATAGGAATTTTGTAGACGTACATTTGGTTTTAACTCCCGATATGAAACTGAAACTTGCACATACAATTATTGAAAATGTTGAGGAAAAAATAAGAAAACTTGATCCGGACAAAAAATGGATTATAAATATACATGCAGACCCTTATGATGATTCTCATATAAACAAGCTTCTTGAGGAGTGTGAATGA
- a CDS encoding CoB--CoM heterodisulfide reductase iron-sulfur subunit B family protein, producing the protein MKKIGIYPGCCFQGADIHNYDITEDFLEKMGVEGVLLERSACCGGGVIDETNKMIVYGLNARNIALAEEKGVDLYTPCNTCYMIIAKTKLALDSDPELKEKINKILADEGLEYKGTAKIYHTLNLIRDFIGMDEYKSKIKRKLGGVKVAPYYGCHVLAPDEVALDDPENPTVLKEILEPLGVEVVEGYQHENTCCGYHARFTNPDQKERLAVKPLDGAKEAGADIVTTPCPLCHKAMDGYEEPILQVTQLINVACGSTPEDAFWNLNKTEVKISIG; encoded by the coding sequence ATGAAAAAAATAGGTATATATCCTGGATGTTGCTTTCAAGGAGCGGATATTCACAACTACGATATAACTGAAGATTTTTTAGAAAAAATGGGAGTTGAAGGCGTTTTACTTGAAAGAAGCGCATGCTGCGGCGGCGGTGTTATTGATGAAACAAACAAAATGATAGTATATGGTCTTAATGCCAGAAACATCGCACTTGCGGAAGAAAAAGGCGTGGATCTTTATACACCGTGTAATACATGCTATATGATTATCGCAAAAACTAAACTTGCACTTGATTCAGACCCTGAACTTAAAGAAAAAATTAATAAAATATTGGCAGATGAGGGGCTTGAGTACAAAGGAACTGCAAAAATTTATCATACGTTAAATCTAATCAGGGATTTCATCGGTATGGATGAATATAAAAGCAAAATTAAAAGAAAACTCGGAGGAGTAAAAGTGGCTCCTTATTACGGATGTCACGTACTGGCACCAGACGAAGTGGCGCTTGACGATCCTGAAAATCCTACAGTACTTAAAGAAATTCTTGAGCCTTTAGGAGTTGAGGTTGTAGAAGGATATCAGCATGAAAATACATGCTGCGGATACCATGCGAGATTTACAAATCCTGATCAAAAAGAAAGACTTGCAGTAAAACCTCTTGACGGTGCTAAAGAAGCAGGGGCAGATATTGTTACGACTCCATGTCCGCTTTGTCATAAAGCTATGGATGGATATGAAGAGCCAATTTTACAGGTTACTCAGCTTATAAATGTAGCGTGTGGATCTACTCCTGAAGATGCGTTCTGGAATCTGAACAAAACGGAAGTTAAAATCTCTATCGGATAA